From the genome of Varibaculum prostatecancerukia, one region includes:
- a CDS encoding D-alanine--D-alanine ligase family protein → MTESKSLKVAIITGGQLHEREVSLRSANRVATQLRQYGHQLQTLELDRDLLSSLSDFSPDVVWPIIHGREGEDGSLQDLLELSGLAYVGTGPKGCRISLSKPVAKSVVEKNGLPTPHSVALPQMLFRQVGADTLLSEVSRRLGYPLMVKPSRGGSAMGITYVENEQALRTAMVNAFAYDDEVLIERFVPGREISVSIVEEAGAPRALPPVEIRTDVGRYDFDARYLTGRTEYFVPAPLEAELDDRIRSLALDCHRVLELEDFSRIDMIVDKAGNPWFIDANVVPGMTDTSLWPLAAHTDLGFGELIEVITRAAAARGARA, encoded by the coding sequence ATGACTGAAAGTAAAAGCTTGAAGGTTGCGATTATTACCGGAGGACAGCTTCACGAGCGGGAAGTTTCGCTGCGTTCGGCAAATAGAGTGGCCACCCAACTGCGCCAATATGGTCACCAGCTGCAGACTTTGGAACTCGACCGAGATCTACTTAGTTCCCTAAGTGACTTCTCCCCCGATGTAGTTTGGCCAATAATTCACGGACGCGAAGGCGAGGACGGCTCCCTACAGGATTTATTAGAGTTAAGCGGCTTGGCTTATGTGGGTACCGGACCCAAGGGCTGTCGGATTTCGCTTTCAAAACCGGTAGCAAAATCGGTGGTAGAAAAGAACGGACTGCCGACTCCACATTCAGTAGCCCTCCCGCAAATGCTATTTCGGCAGGTGGGGGCAGATACTTTGCTGAGCGAGGTTTCTCGGCGCTTGGGATATCCCTTAATGGTTAAGCCTTCTAGGGGTGGCTCGGCAATGGGAATCACCTATGTGGAAAATGAACAAGCGCTGCGCACTGCGATGGTAAACGCCTTCGCCTATGACGATGAAGTTTTAATTGAACGCTTTGTCCCTGGGCGAGAAATCTCGGTTTCTATCGTAGAAGAAGCCGGAGCTCCCCGCGCCCTACCTCCTGTAGAAATCCGCACTGACGTGGGCAGATACGACTTTGATGCTCGCTATTTAACCGGACGCACCGAATATTTCGTGCCCGCGCCTTTAGAAGCTGAGCTAGATGACCGCATCCGTTCCTTGGCTTTAGACTGTCACCGGGTTCTGGAGTTAGAAGATTTTTCCCGCATCGACATGATTGTGGATAAGGCTGGTAACCCATGGTTTATTGACGCAAATGTAGTTCCCGGTATGACCGATACTTCTCTTTGGCCCTTAGCGGCGCACACTGATTTAGGTTTCGGTGAACTAATTGAGGTGATTACTCGGGCGGCAGCCGCCCGCGGCGCCCGCGCCTAA
- a CDS encoding ParB/RepB/Spo0J family partition protein has translation MTRKKHLGRGLSALIPTEPAETKPAEVAADTDSRPADIFFGGHGHSPKGGSAKELLEPRKIVSRETLRNSRPKETTKKGDSSNGRQRKSAVSEKPQKVGVTEDVSRETSLVPVPGAKLELIAVKKINPNRSQPRQTFDEDEIAELAASIKEVGLLQPIVVRTDPTDKNAYELIMGERRLRACQLAKVKQIPAIVRETSDNKMLLDALIENLHRVELNPLEEAAAYQQLMEDFGCTQQELSRRVSKSRPAITNALRLLRLPASVQPKVAAGVLSAGHARALLAVSDPGDQEYLADRIIAEGLSVRSTEEIVALGNVRGSVRRRATSSRSKPNLSASQEIAQARWTDILDTRVVIKPGKKTSKLVIEYADEEDLARITKLLEKASGER, from the coding sequence ATGACGCGAAAGAAACATTTAGGGCGCGGATTATCTGCACTGATTCCCACGGAGCCAGCAGAAACTAAACCCGCAGAAGTAGCAGCAGATACTGACTCACGTCCTGCGGATATCTTTTTCGGTGGCCATGGGCACTCCCCCAAAGGCGGATCTGCTAAAGAACTTTTAGAGCCTCGTAAAATTGTTTCACGTGAAACATTGCGTAACAGCCGACCAAAGGAGACAACTAAAAAGGGAGACAGTTCAAACGGTCGCCAACGGAAGTCGGCAGTTTCGGAGAAACCACAAAAAGTAGGTGTCACTGAGGATGTTTCACGTGAAACATCTTTGGTGCCAGTGCCGGGCGCAAAACTGGAACTGATTGCAGTTAAGAAAATAAATCCCAACCGCTCACAACCTCGCCAAACTTTTGATGAGGACGAAATTGCAGAACTGGCAGCTTCGATTAAAGAAGTTGGACTATTGCAACCGATTGTGGTGCGCACCGATCCCACTGACAAGAACGCCTATGAATTGATCATGGGGGAACGGCGGCTAAGAGCCTGCCAGTTGGCGAAGGTGAAACAAATTCCCGCGATTGTGCGTGAAACCAGCGATAACAAGATGTTGTTGGATGCGTTGATCGAAAACTTGCATCGAGTTGAACTTAATCCTTTAGAAGAAGCTGCTGCCTATCAGCAGTTGATGGAGGATTTTGGTTGTACTCAGCAGGAACTTTCTCGGCGAGTGTCTAAGTCGCGGCCGGCTATAACTAATGCGCTACGACTTCTCCGGTTGCCAGCCAGCGTACAACCGAAAGTTGCTGCCGGAGTGCTTTCGGCTGGGCACGCCCGCGCCTTATTGGCGGTAAGTGATCCGGGGGATCAAGAATATTTAGCGGATCGGATTATCGCTGAAGGTCTTTCGGTGCGTTCTACTGAAGAAATTGTGGCACTGGGAAATGTGCGGGGATCGGTGCGGCGACGGGCGACCTCTTCGCGGAGCAAGCCTAATCTTTCTGCTAGTCAAGAGATAGCGCAGGCACGCTGGACCGATATTCTCGATACCCGGGTAGTTATTAAACCAGGCAAGAAAACTAGCAAGTTAGTTATTGAATACGCTGATGAAGAAGATTTAGCGCGAATTACGAAGCTGTTAGAAAAGGCTAGTGGCGAACGTTAG
- a CDS encoding ParA family protein, whose translation MSKHRLADADMVEQADSGTDSGATRRSLNPSGTDTLPAPEKPRVIAVANQKGGVGKTTTVVNLAAALALGGLKVLVIDADQQGNASSSLGFRHLAEDQLSLYEVMTEGAALRDALVQNEKIPNLWVVPASMNMAGIELELNERTNFQQILADAVHQLLNSGEHFDYIFIDSPPSLGIMTVNALVAAQEVLVPLQAEYLALEGLTQLTKTIDMLVIRLNPDLRFTGILPTMVTTNTLLGKGVLEEVRAYYGNIVMETIIPRNVALAEAPSHEESILTYQPASKGAKCYLDAAYELVSREEKS comes from the coding sequence ATGAGCAAGCATCGATTAGCAGATGCAGACATGGTGGAGCAAGCGGATAGCGGAACCGATAGCGGCGCGACTAGACGTTCCCTTAATCCCAGCGGAACCGATACCTTGCCCGCGCCTGAAAAGCCTCGGGTGATTGCGGTAGCAAATCAAAAAGGCGGCGTCGGCAAGACTACTACGGTGGTAAACCTGGCGGCAGCGCTGGCTTTGGGTGGCTTAAAAGTTTTGGTAATCGATGCTGACCAGCAGGGAAACGCTTCTTCCTCTCTGGGATTTCGTCACCTCGCTGAAGATCAGCTTTCCCTCTATGAGGTGATGACCGAGGGCGCGGCCCTGCGCGATGCACTGGTTCAAAACGAAAAAATCCCAAATCTGTGGGTAGTGCCGGCCTCCATGAATATGGCCGGTATCGAACTAGAGTTGAACGAGCGAACTAATTTTCAACAAATTCTCGCCGATGCAGTACACCAACTATTAAATAGCGGAGAACACTTCGACTATATCTTTATTGATTCTCCCCCTTCCCTGGGGATTATGACGGTTAATGCACTGGTGGCCGCGCAGGAAGTGCTGGTCCCTTTGCAAGCAGAATATTTAGCTTTGGAAGGGCTTACGCAGCTGACAAAAACTATCGACATGTTGGTAATAAGGCTTAATCCTGACCTGAGATTTACCGGTATTTTGCCCACTATGGTTACCACCAACACTTTGCTAGGTAAAGGGGTTTTAGAAGAGGTGCGCGCCTACTACGGCAACATAGTTATGGAAACAATTATTCCCCGTAACGTGGCCTTGGCGGAGGCCCCCTCGCATGAAGAATCAATTTTGACTTACCAACCGGCTTCTAAAGGTGCAAAATGTTATTTAGATGCCGCATATGAGTTAGTTAGTCGCGAGGAGAAATCGTAA